Proteins found in one Megalobrama amblycephala isolate DHTTF-2021 linkage group LG5, ASM1881202v1, whole genome shotgun sequence genomic segment:
- the ero1a gene encoding ERO1-like protein alpha → MQNSMKSFILLSLLLSSVHVTTAGSAAHRCFCQVTGTLDDCACDVETIDSFNNKEIFPKLQKLLSSDYFRFYKVNLNNPCPFWTDHSQCGLKYCAVKPCTPGEVPEGLKSSSYKYSEEANEDIEKCEKVEKLGAVNGSLSDETLQALQEWKKHDDESERFCMLDDEDSPESQYVDLLLNPERFTGYKGPEAWRIWNSIYEENCFKPYSVKRPLNPLASNSGDDGQGFYRWLEGLCVEKRAFFRLISGLHSSINIHLSARYLLDENWFEMKWGHNVSEFQLRFDEELTEGEGPKRLRNLYFLYLIELRALAKILPYFERSTFNLYTGQPTQDNENKKLLLELLHVAKSFPLHFDETALFAGNKKEAMKLKEDFKLTFKNISRIMDCVECFKCRLWGKLQTQGLGTALKILFSERQIEAMPNTSNTNPSFQLSRQEIVSLFNAFGRISTSVRELKNFRSLLSKLKQ, encoded by the exons ATGCAGAACTCAATGAAGTCCTTCATTCTGCTGTCGCTTTTACTCTCTAGCGTCCACGTGACGACCGCAGGATCCGCTGCTCACAGGTGTTTCTGTCAG GTCACTGGGACTCTTGACGATTGTGCTTGTGATGTTGAGACCATCGACAGTTTCAACAACAAGGAAATCTTTCCCAAACTACAGAAACTACTATCATCTGATTATTTCCGGTTTTACAAG GTCAATCTGAACAACCCCTGCCCGTTCTGGACAGACCACAGCCAGTGTGGACTCAAATACTGTGCTGTGAAACCGTGCACACCG GGTGAAGTACCAGAGGGCCTGAAATCCAGCAGTTATAAG TATTCAGAAGAAGCTAATGAGGATATAGAGAAATGTGAGAAGGTAGAGAAACTTGGAGCCGTCAACGGTTCTCTAAG TGATGAGACACTTCAGGCGCTTCAAGAGTGGAAGAAACacgatgatgaatcagaacgtTTCTGCATGTTGGATG atgAGGACTCACCTGAATCACAGTATGTCGATCTCCTGCTGAACCCGGAGCGTTTCACCGGCTATAAAGGACCAGAAGCCTGGCGGATCTGGAACAGCATATATGAGGAGAACTGCTTCAA ACCGTATTCAGTTAAGCGACCGCTGAATCCTTTGGCGTCTAACAGtg GAGATGATG GGCAGGGTTTCTATCGCTGGCTGGAGG GCTTGTGTGTGGAGAAACGAGCTTTCTTCAGGCTGATCTCAGGACTGCATTCCAGTATAAACATTCACCTGAGTGCCAGATATCTACTAGATG AAAACTGGTTCGAAATGAAGTGGGGTCACAACGTGTCCGAGTTCCAGCTGAGGTTTGACGAGGAGCTGACAGAAGGGGAAGGCCCAAAGAGGCTACGCAACCTTTACTTCCTGTACCTGATTGAGCTCCGTGCTCTGGCCAAAATTCTACCGTATTTTGAACGTTCCACCTTCAATTTGTACACCGGCCAGCCAACACAAGACAATGAGAACAAGAAACTGCTTTTAGAGCTCCTCCATGTGGCCAA ATCCTTTCCATTGCATTTTGATGAGACTGCTCTATTTGCTGGAAATAAGAAGGAAGCCATGAAACTAAAG GAAGACTTCAAGCTCACCTTTAAGAACATCTCACGTATCATGGATTGTGTTGAATGCTTTAAATGCAGACTTTGGGGCAAATTGCAG ACCCAGGGCCTGGGAACTGCACTGAAAATCCTGTTCTCAGAAAGGCAAATAGAGGCCATGCCCAACACAAGCAACACCAATCCATCATTTCAGCTGAGCCGGCAGGAAATTGTGTCTCTGTTCAATGCTTTTGGAAG gaTCTCCACAAGTGTTAGAGAGTTGAAGAACTTTCGGTCGCTGTTGTCAAAGCTCAAACAGTGA